One stretch of Oceanipulchritudo coccoides DNA includes these proteins:
- a CDS encoding CinA family nicotinamide mononucleotide deamidase-related protein has translation MAQQTPDDKPTGLAYRAMKTLHRVELVAIGDELLNGLRANSHLVYLGDLLQKHDLGITRASEIRDEPEEMLAAFQQALERSDLIIVTGGLGPTSDDRTADCMASALKTPLVTNKAAEEAIVEFFRARDREPTPNNFKQCEIVEGGEALLNSNGTAPGQWIEKDEKVIVLLPGPPRELKPMFEEQVLPRLLKKAWAKEGAPPVEIRTLGLGESVVADMLEPILAEAGDKVRVAYCAHMNYVDVRLTPVEGGLDGKALRALGEVCRQRLGIGFLGYGTPDIACVILKQLRGLNKSLAVAESCTGGLLASRFTDMAGASKVFKGGVVCYNNEIKEAILNIPDCILSQHGAVSAECAVAMATAVAELMESDYALAITGYAGPNGGREPAGTVYLGYHSPVGAWSRKVVLPGNRIAVKERAVVASLDFLRHKLEKYKMYDLLESLKC, from the coding sequence ATGGCACAGCAAACCCCTGACGACAAGCCAACCGGTCTGGCTTATCGAGCAATGAAGACTCTGCACAGAGTGGAATTAGTCGCCATTGGTGATGAGTTGCTGAATGGCCTGCGGGCCAATAGCCATCTTGTCTACCTTGGGGATTTGCTCCAGAAACACGATCTTGGGATAACCCGTGCCTCGGAAATCCGTGATGAACCGGAGGAAATGCTGGCGGCCTTCCAGCAGGCGCTTGAGCGATCGGACCTGATCATTGTCACGGGTGGCCTCGGCCCCACCTCCGATGACCGAACGGCTGACTGCATGGCGAGCGCATTGAAAACACCTCTCGTCACCAACAAGGCCGCCGAAGAGGCCATCGTGGAATTTTTTAGGGCACGGGACCGGGAGCCGACGCCGAATAATTTCAAACAATGCGAAATAGTCGAGGGGGGCGAAGCTCTCCTCAACAGCAACGGGACCGCCCCCGGGCAGTGGATTGAGAAAGACGAAAAAGTCATTGTCCTCCTCCCCGGGCCGCCGCGTGAACTCAAACCGATGTTTGAAGAACAAGTTCTGCCTCGGCTCTTGAAAAAGGCATGGGCCAAAGAAGGGGCCCCGCCCGTTGAAATCCGCACCCTGGGCCTGGGTGAAAGTGTAGTCGCGGACATGCTCGAGCCAATCCTTGCGGAGGCCGGAGACAAAGTCCGTGTCGCCTATTGCGCCCATATGAATTATGTCGATGTTCGTCTCACGCCTGTCGAAGGGGGACTCGATGGCAAAGCTTTGCGCGCATTGGGTGAAGTCTGCCGGCAACGGCTCGGAATCGGATTTCTGGGTTATGGCACCCCCGACATTGCGTGTGTCATTTTAAAACAGCTTCGCGGGCTGAACAAGTCCCTCGCTGTTGCCGAAAGCTGTACCGGCGGGCTGCTGGCAAGTCGCTTTACCGACATGGCCGGCGCCTCAAAAGTCTTCAAGGGCGGGGTTGTTTGCTACAACAATGAGATCAAGGAAGCTATCCTGAATATTCCGGACTGCATCCTTTCACAACATGGAGCAGTCAGTGCGGAGTGCGCAGTAGCCATGGCCACCGCCGTGGCAGAGCTGATGGAATCCGATTATGCGCTGGCGATCACTGGCTATGCCGGCCCCAACGGGGGAAGGGAACCGGCCGGCACCGTGTATCTGGGTTATCATTCACCGGTCGGGGCCTGGTCGCGAAAGGTTGTCCTTCCGGGCAACCGGATTGCCGTCAAGGAGCGGGCAGTCGTTGCCTCACTGGATTTTCTCAGGCACAAGCTTGAAAAGTACAAGATGTACGATCTCCTCGAAAGCCTGAAGTGCTGA
- a CDS encoding glycosyltransferase family 39 protein — protein MIYLELIYSVLVFLATTGGLGLFFASFLKGEMLQRFTLGLGLTLFLLFGLFFFLYQTGLPFGCLTITPVISLLLLALRYRSLEESLREPGFRSSLLLYLMLSAWTLLCLAYIQTYNGGKWAGDWIEHYERALFFLKPLPLDHIFIGLYSFTARPPMGNALYAFFMAITEADFAHFQVFCSLLNLLVLFPALLLLKHFRTGKFNHFPAWILLLLLMTSPMFMQNALYAWTRLLCAFFILFSVYLFLRSEKDAGLFFRQAMAFASLAVALLVHYSAGPYVVACLFAYFFVSRDRLRKPRFWKETVWIGFTCALLLFVWFAWAIRVYGFSGTFLSNTAVTDVQDYTFLENVFKVFSNLFNSLVPHPLRGVSMDTAFSPADPLFAIRDYFFSIYQVSLFPMMGLMTIPVLFFHYKDNLFNSIRTGSAFRSISLWWFAGVVVLGVAVHGGYDSLGLAHICLQPLALLVVVFLAANFDRLSGRLKAILFAGIAFDFVFGVALHLQLLSTGPRDLLFFFIPGGQIELLQATIGHAAVANYQAQMFKGFTLLGELVSMPGWLFWTMALILISVVLIALARGRTREN, from the coding sequence ATGATTTATCTTGAACTCATATACAGTGTCCTGGTCTTCCTTGCCACAACAGGAGGCCTTGGCCTCTTCTTCGCCAGTTTTTTGAAAGGGGAGATGCTCCAACGGTTTACCCTTGGCTTGGGGCTTACCCTCTTTCTGCTCTTCGGGCTTTTCTTTTTCCTTTATCAAACGGGTCTTCCTTTCGGGTGCTTAACAATTACCCCGGTCATATCGCTGCTTCTTTTGGCTCTTCGTTATCGGAGTTTGGAAGAGTCCCTCCGGGAACCCGGGTTTCGCTCAAGCCTTCTCCTCTACCTGATGTTGAGCGCATGGACCCTCCTCTGCCTTGCCTACATCCAGACCTACAACGGCGGCAAGTGGGCCGGTGACTGGATTGAGCATTATGAGCGCGCGCTATTTTTCCTGAAACCACTCCCGCTCGACCACATCTTTATCGGGCTTTACAGTTTCACGGCCCGGCCTCCCATGGGGAATGCCCTCTACGCTTTTTTCATGGCTATAACGGAGGCGGATTTCGCCCATTTCCAGGTTTTCTGCAGTTTGCTCAACCTGCTCGTCCTGTTTCCTGCCCTTCTCCTGCTGAAGCATTTCCGGACTGGAAAGTTCAACCACTTTCCCGCATGGATTTTGCTCCTTCTTTTAATGACGAGTCCAATGTTCATGCAGAACGCCCTTTACGCGTGGACGCGTCTCCTGTGCGCCTTTTTCATCCTGTTTTCAGTCTACCTGTTTCTTCGATCCGAAAAAGATGCCGGGCTCTTTTTTAGGCAGGCCATGGCCTTTGCCTCGCTGGCTGTCGCCCTTCTTGTCCATTACTCAGCCGGGCCTTATGTTGTTGCCTGCCTGTTCGCCTATTTCTTCGTCTCACGGGACCGGCTCCGGAAACCCCGATTCTGGAAGGAGACCGTTTGGATCGGGTTCACTTGCGCCCTGCTTTTATTCGTCTGGTTTGCCTGGGCCATCCGGGTCTACGGGTTCAGCGGAACATTCCTGAGCAATACCGCGGTAACAGATGTTCAGGACTACACCTTCCTTGAGAATGTCTTCAAGGTTTTCAGCAATCTCTTCAACTCGTTGGTTCCACATCCGTTGAGAGGTGTCTCCATGGACACGGCTTTTAGCCCCGCCGATCCCTTGTTTGCCATACGTGACTACTTCTTCTCGATTTACCAGGTCTCCCTCTTCCCAATGATGGGTCTGATGACGATTCCCGTATTATTTTTCCACTACAAAGACAACTTATTCAATTCAATCCGGACCGGCTCTGCTTTTCGTTCGATTTCCTTGTGGTGGTTTGCCGGCGTGGTCGTGCTTGGCGTTGCCGTGCATGGAGGCTACGATTCCCTTGGACTTGCGCACATCTGTCTTCAACCGCTTGCCTTGCTTGTTGTGGTATTCCTTGCGGCAAACTTCGACCGTCTTTCAGGACGCTTGAAGGCAATCTTGTTCGCCGGAATCGCCTTCGATTTTGTTTTCGGGGTCGCGCTTCATCTCCAACTGCTCAGCACCGGTCCCCGTGATTTGTTATTTTTCTTTATTCCTGGCGGCCAGATTGAGCTTCTTCAAGCCACAATCGGGCATGCCGCAGTCGCCAATTACCAGGCACAAATGTTCAAGGGGTTCACCCTGCTCGGTGAGCTTGTCAGCATGCCTGGCTGGCTCTTCTGGACAATGGCCCTCATCCTGATTTCGGTTGTCCTGATCGCGTTGGCAAGAGGCCGGACAAGGGAAAATTAA
- a CDS encoding sialidase family protein — translation MIIIAVVLAVPASASLLAPWVGPNVLLGEDPVELPGGDGQNQAEPHVTRSIMDPDLVLATFQEGRFSDGGAYSNGYAVSEDGGFTWRRDLNPRLTQVNGGPYFRATDPVAGISRDGNLYLNSLVSVTEAFEVGRVVLQRSTDRGQSWTDPVTIYTGESIAANARTFPDKNWMVVNDYPNTPTTGRIVVTWTNFRFYQDEVDDIDDYLITSAFSDNGGDNWSSAEYVTPPTSAWFSKIKFQGSQPVFLPDGSLAIVFHNFLASRLEVTHSPDGGATYPGPIVPVHDGYILYDTPNMRDGSFLPSVGVARDTGDLYIVYTSRASSSAERGDIYFVRSQRSESAQSPVDWRFTSPINISGSIPVRIVSTPTVSVSPDGQRVTVYFYDNRNGSGENDSGDFYAVQSTDGGTSWTSPFRITEQTFPLNRATSTARGFMIGDYFGFAPPLGPRQAGIAVWVDTRRPTADPWSTRIGGLEHSVFDSWLQANLPLSSRVSNLQLDRYADPDKDQTPNLLEYVLGTSPRVAESPPSFVNGMSHLKIRSFTDPQTTVSLNGGTGRWPLFRQTLGGSPPGEPFGEGFWEQLFWPNAGEFENLEVSLNTENWFLLSPSAPVRWVRDEGEGWVWSPWFGHLYTANAPWLFHLTLGWVYDLEGNLYSPLLSTYLYHSIDIHPWVYRHDGHYIYLLEGIPWIYDSSTEVWLKTY, via the coding sequence ATGATAATCATCGCGGTTGTTCTGGCCGTCCCGGCCTCAGCTTCCCTTCTGGCTCCGTGGGTCGGTCCAAATGTCCTCCTCGGGGAAGACCCTGTTGAACTTCCCGGCGGAGACGGACAAAACCAGGCCGAGCCACATGTGACCCGCTCCATCATGGACCCGGACCTTGTCCTCGCGACATTTCAGGAGGGTCGTTTCAGTGATGGGGGGGCCTATTCGAACGGGTATGCCGTGAGTGAAGACGGAGGCTTCACCTGGCGGCGTGACCTGAACCCGCGCCTGACACAGGTCAATGGGGGCCCCTATTTCCGGGCCACTGATCCGGTTGCCGGCATTTCCCGTGACGGGAACCTCTACTTGAACTCCCTTGTCTCCGTCACGGAGGCTTTTGAAGTCGGACGGGTTGTCCTGCAGCGATCCACGGACCGTGGCCAGAGCTGGACGGATCCGGTCACGATTTATACAGGTGAGTCCATCGCGGCCAATGCCCGCACTTTCCCGGACAAGAACTGGATGGTGGTTAACGATTACCCCAACACGCCCACCACGGGTCGGATCGTCGTCACCTGGACCAATTTCCGGTTTTATCAGGATGAGGTGGATGACATTGATGATTACCTCATCACTTCCGCTTTCTCTGACAACGGTGGGGACAATTGGAGTTCCGCGGAATATGTGACACCGCCGACAAGCGCCTGGTTTTCAAAGATCAAATTTCAAGGTTCGCAACCTGTCTTCCTGCCCGATGGCAGCTTGGCCATAGTCTTCCATAATTTCCTCGCTAGCCGGCTTGAAGTGACGCACTCGCCCGACGGAGGCGCGACTTATCCGGGCCCGATTGTCCCCGTTCACGACGGCTACATCCTCTATGACACGCCCAACATGCGCGACGGATCCTTTCTTCCCAGCGTGGGAGTCGCCCGTGACACCGGGGATCTCTACATCGTCTACACCTCACGGGCCTCTTCATCCGCCGAGCGTGGAGACATCTACTTCGTCCGCTCGCAACGATCGGAGAGTGCGCAATCCCCGGTGGACTGGCGCTTTACTTCGCCCATCAACATCAGCGGAAGCATTCCGGTCCGCATCGTCTCGACCCCGACCGTTTCCGTCTCCCCGGATGGCCAGCGAGTCACCGTATATTTTTATGATAACCGCAACGGTTCCGGTGAAAACGACTCCGGGGATTTCTATGCCGTCCAATCGACAGACGGAGGAACCTCATGGACAAGTCCGTTCCGGATCACCGAACAGACATTTCCGCTCAACCGGGCAACCTCGACCGCGCGCGGTTTTATGATTGGCGATTACTTTGGGTTTGCCCCGCCCCTTGGGCCCCGCCAGGCGGGTATTGCGGTATGGGTGGACACCCGTCGGCCCACAGCAGACCCATGGAGCACGCGCATCGGCGGCCTTGAGCATTCTGTATTCGACTCGTGGCTACAAGCCAACCTTCCCCTGTCCAGCCGGGTGTCGAATCTGCAGCTTGACCGATATGCGGATCCCGACAAGGACCAGACCCCAAACCTGCTGGAATATGTGCTCGGAACCTCCCCGCGTGTGGCTGAGAGTCCACCTTCATTTGTTAACGGGATGAGTCACTTGAAAATCCGGTCATTCACCGATCCCCAGACAACAGTATCCCTGAATGGTGGCACGGGACGGTGGCCACTCTTTCGTCAAACCCTCGGCGGCAGTCCGCCCGGGGAACCGTTTGGGGAAGGATTCTGGGAGCAGCTCTTCTGGCCGAATGCGGGCGAATTTGAAAACCTTGAGGTATCCCTGAACACTGAGAACTGGTTTCTTCTCTCACCTTCCGCTCCTGTCCGGTGGGTTCGCGACGAGGGAGAAGGTTGGGTTTGGTCACCTTGGTTTGGCCATCTTTACACGGCCAATGCACCGTGGCTTTTTCATCTCACGCTTGGATGGGTCTATGACCTTGAGGGCAATCTCTACAGTCCTTTGCTTTCAACCTACCTTTATCATTCGATTGATATCCATCCGTGGGTCTATCGTCATGACGGGCACTACATTTACCTGCTTGAAGGGATTCCATGGATCTACGATTCCTCAACTGAAGTCTGGTTGAAAACCTACTGA
- the thrH gene encoding bifunctional phosphoserine phosphatase/homoserine phosphotransferase ThrH, translating to MDIVCLDLEGVLLPEFWIAVAEATNIPEFRRTTRDEPDYDVLMRYRLDLLDKHGLTINAIHEAIKDLEPLPGAVEFTEWLVARSRLIILSDTFVQFAEPMMAKLGHPTLFCHELEIDDAGKILNYNLRQPDQKKKAVRALQSLNFHVIAAGDSWNDLTMLQSADHGILFRPPESLQSAEPDMPVATTHDELKAAIEAAFSA from the coding sequence ATGGATATTGTCTGTCTTGACCTGGAGGGTGTCCTCCTCCCTGAATTCTGGATTGCCGTCGCGGAGGCGACCAACATTCCCGAGTTCCGGCGGACAACCCGCGACGAGCCGGATTACGATGTCCTGATGCGTTACCGACTCGACCTGCTGGACAAGCACGGGTTGACCATTAATGCCATACACGAGGCCATCAAGGACCTGGAGCCCTTGCCGGGGGCTGTCGAGTTCACCGAATGGCTTGTTGCCCGGAGCCGATTGATCATCCTCTCAGACACCTTTGTACAGTTTGCCGAACCGATGATGGCAAAACTTGGTCACCCCACCCTGTTTTGTCATGAGCTGGAAATTGATGATGCTGGGAAAATCCTTAATTATAATCTAAGGCAACCCGACCAGAAGAAAAAAGCCGTGCGGGCCCTGCAAAGCCTGAATTTTCACGTGATCGCCGCCGGGGATTCATGGAACGACCTGACAATGCTGCAAAGTGCGGACCACGGAATCCTCTTCCGTCCCCCGGAAAGCCTCCAGTCCGCCGAACCCGACATGCCAGTGGCGACGACCCACGATGAGTTGAAGGCGGCCATCGAAGCAGCCTTCTCAGCATAG